A DNA window from Daucus carota subsp. sativus chromosome 3, DH1 v3.0, whole genome shotgun sequence contains the following coding sequences:
- the LOC108213433 gene encoding probable LRR receptor-like serine/threonine-protein kinase At3g47570 isoform X2 has protein sequence MEQFHPLLSLERRYMQSHAAEGSIPPSIGNISSIHVLSLEQNRLTGSIPLEVSHHTKLKVLVLSENKLKGMFPTPLYNISSLYTIDVTTNELKGTFPKDLAFTLPGLTWFYTSDNSFSGPLPQSITNASNLVDLDVGENNIAGPVPMNFGSLHSLVWLNLASNSLGYNQPPDDLSFFESLVNCTNLKELALGGSGLKGKLPESVVNLSTTIEILDMSVNYIYGSIPREIGKLVNIMQIVLKENLLTGPIPDSVGELSQLGFLDLGENQISGVIPTSIGNSTRLVTIILESNMLEGIIPTELFNITTLSELYLASNVLRGVIPEQIVGVSAHCVSLSFSFNRFTGALPSSIGSLKQLAHLYVSNNKLTGDIPATLGNCVMLEDLDLAENHFEGKIPSIFRALKNLAFLDLSSNNMSGSIPSFFTEFRLIEFLNLSHNKLGGEVPKEGLFSNVSAFSVTGNLWLCGGIHSLQLPSCPPPPIITRNKKKTFTKRIVLILVLLPLAMLFACLAFWFYRRQKFKLTNIPVSVLRDDQYPRVSYQDLLLATNEFSPDNLLGEGSYGSVYKGVLQTTDQVVAVKVLKVEVRGAKKSFLAECETLRNIRHRNLIKIITACSSIDYKGNDFKALVFEFKTNESVDKWLHPSPSQGSERNLTLLQRVNISIDVALGVDYLHNHSHTKIIHRDIKPSNILLDEEFVAHVGDFGLARFSLSNASDINQTQTSSTGVQGTVGYVPPEYGMGGEISTEGDVYSYGIFLLEMFSGKRPTCSSIVTDNVNNLHDYVRKALPERVTDIADPRIILDQEDHGSTANQSQKRATLEVCLALIFEVGILCSLEMPRERMNITAAVKQLYTARDKLLDK, from the exons ATGGAACAATTCCATCCACTTTTGTCACTGGAAAGGCGTTACATGCAGTCCCACGCGGCAGAGG GATCAATTCCACCTTCGATAGGAAATATATCATCTATTCATGTGCTCAGTCTAGAACAGAACAGATTAACTGGGAGCATACCTTTGGAAGTTTCTCATCATACAAAATTAAAGGTTCTTGTATTGTCAGAGAACAAATTGAAGGGTATGTTTCCCACGCCACTTTACAACATTTCATCTCTTTATACTATTGATGTCACCACTAATGAGTTGAAAGGAACATTCCCAAAAGATCTGGCCTTCACCCTTCCCGGGCTGACATGGTTCTACACCAGCGATAACAGTTTTTCAGGTCCACTTCCACAGTCAATAACTAATGCATCCAATCTTGTCGACTTGGATGTAGGAGAGAACAATATTGCTGGCCCTGTACCAATGAATTTTGGAAGCCTTCATAGTCTTGTATGGCTAAATTTGGCTTCCAACTCACTCGGATACAATCAGCCACCCGATGACTTGAGCTTCTTCGAGTCTCTGGTCAACTGCACCAATCTAAAGGAATTGGCCTTGGGGGGTAGTGGTTTAAAAGGGAAGCTCCCTGAATCTGTTGTGAATCTATCCACCACTATAGAGATTCTAGATATGTCCGTAAACTACATATACGGAAGCATACCCCGTGAAATTGGAAAGCTGGTGAATATAATGCAAATAGTTTTGAAAGAGAATTTATTAACAGGGCCTATTCCAGATTCAGTCGGTGAATTATCACAGTTGGGATTTCTAGACTTGGGTGAAAATCAAATTTCTGGAGTAATTCCAACTTCGATTGGCAACAGTACTCGATTAGTGACTATCATCTTAGAAAGCAATATGCTCGAAGGAATCATACCTACTGAATTGTTTAACATCACAACTTTAAGTGAACTGTACCTTGCTAGCAATGTCCTCAGAGGTGTGATTCCTGAGCaaattgttggagtttctgcGCATTGTGTTTCCCTTTCTTTTAGTTTTAATCGATTCACAGGGGCATTACCATCCAGCATTGGAAGCTTGAAACAACTGGCTCATCTATACGTTTCCAACAACAAACTAACCGGAGATATACCTGCTACTCTGGGGAATTGTGTGATGTTGGAGGATCTAGATTTGGCAGAAAACCATTTTGAAGGTAAAATTCCATCTATTTTTAGAGCGTTGAAAAATCTTGCATTTCTAGATCTTTCGAGCAATAACATGTCAGGGAGTATTCCAAGTTTTTTCACCGAGTTTCGTCTGATTGAGTTCCTCAATCTATCACACAATAAGCTTGGAGGAGAAGTGCCTAAAGAAGGTCTGTTTTCGAATGTCAGTGCTTTTTCGGTCACTGGAAATTTGTGGCTTTGTGGAGGTATTCATTCATTACAATTACCCAGCTGCCCTCCACCTCCAATTATCACAAGGAATAAGAAAAAGACATTTACTAAGAGAATAGTACTCATTCTAGTCCTGCTTCCCCTTGCTATGTTGTTTGCATGTCTTGCTTTCTGGTTTTATCGACGACAAAAGTTCAAGCTGACAAATATCCCTGTCTCGGTACTGAGAGACGATCAATACCCCAGGGTCTCGTACCAAGATCTTCTACTAGCTACAAATGAGTTCTCTCCGGATAATTTGTTAGGCGAAGGAAGTTATGGTTCGGTTTATAAAGGAGTTCTCCAAACAACGGATCAGGTTGTTGCTGTGAAGGTACTGAAAGTTGAAGTACGTGGAGCTAAGAAGAGTTTTTTAGCAGAATGTGAAACATTGAGAAATATTCGTCAcagaaatctcatcaaaatcatcacAGCATGTTCTAGCATCGATTATAAGGGAAATGACTTCAAGGCGTTGGTTTTTGAGTTCAAGACGAATGAGAGTGTGGACAAGTGGTTACATCCAAGTCCTTCTCAAGGGAGCGAAAGAAACTTGACACTACTCCAGAGAGTCAATATTTCCATTGATGTTGCATTGGGAGTCGATTACCTGCATAATCATAGCCACACAAAAATCATTCATCGCGACATAAAGCCAAGCAATATCCTTCTGGATGAGGAATTTGTTGCTCATGTCGGTGATTTTGGTTTGGCAAGGTTCTCGTTATCTAATGCAAGTGACATAAATCAGACCCAAACAAGTTCAACTGGTGTGCAAGGAACAGTCGGATATGTTCCTCCAG AGTATGGAATGGGTGGAGAGATATCTACAGAGGGAGATGTGTATAGCTACGGAATTTTTCTACTTGAAATGTTCTCAGGAAAACGGCCTACATGTAGCAGCATAGTCACGGACAATGTTAATAATCTTCATGACTATGTGAGGAAAGCACTCCCTGAAAGAGTGACAGACATCGCTGACCCACGGATCATACTGGATCAAGAGGATCATGGCTCGACTGCAAATCAGTCACAGAAAAGGGCTACCCTGGAAGTATGCCTGGCATTAATATTTGAAGTCGGGATATTATGCTCACTTGAAATGCCAAGAGAACGCATGAATATAACTGCTGCTGTTAAGCAGTTATACACGGCAAGAGACAAACTTCTGGACAAGTAA
- the LOC108213433 gene encoding probable LRR receptor-like serine/threonine-protein kinase At3g47570 isoform X1, which produces MMIFTSARYIILLILLLATSRFVYSGSNFTDQQALLFIKDSITSDPLGVLSSWNNSIHFCHWKGVTCSPTRQRVTSLNLSSQHLAGTLSPHIGNLSFLRNITLSQNDFRGSIPNEIGRLFRLQSLSLLSNFFQGEFPANLSQCVNIRRININDNNLEGELPTKFASWPRLYEFDLGNNHFTGSIPPSIGNISSIHVLSLEQNRLTGSIPLEVSHHTKLKVLVLSENKLKGMFPTPLYNISSLYTIDVTTNELKGTFPKDLAFTLPGLTWFYTSDNSFSGPLPQSITNASNLVDLDVGENNIAGPVPMNFGSLHSLVWLNLASNSLGYNQPPDDLSFFESLVNCTNLKELALGGSGLKGKLPESVVNLSTTIEILDMSVNYIYGSIPREIGKLVNIMQIVLKENLLTGPIPDSVGELSQLGFLDLGENQISGVIPTSIGNSTRLVTIILESNMLEGIIPTELFNITTLSELYLASNVLRGVIPEQIVGVSAHCVSLSFSFNRFTGALPSSIGSLKQLAHLYVSNNKLTGDIPATLGNCVMLEDLDLAENHFEGKIPSIFRALKNLAFLDLSSNNMSGSIPSFFTEFRLIEFLNLSHNKLGGEVPKEGLFSNVSAFSVTGNLWLCGGIHSLQLPSCPPPPIITRNKKKTFTKRIVLILVLLPLAMLFACLAFWFYRRQKFKLTNIPVSVLRDDQYPRVSYQDLLLATNEFSPDNLLGEGSYGSVYKGVLQTTDQVVAVKVLKVEVRGAKKSFLAECETLRNIRHRNLIKIITACSSIDYKGNDFKALVFEFKTNESVDKWLHPSPSQGSERNLTLLQRVNISIDVALGVDYLHNHSHTKIIHRDIKPSNILLDEEFVAHVGDFGLARFSLSNASDINQTQTSSTGVQGTVGYVPPEYGMGGEISTEGDVYSYGIFLLEMFSGKRPTCSSIVTDNVNNLHDYVRKALPERVTDIADPRIILDQEDHGSTANQSQKRATLEVCLALIFEVGILCSLEMPRERMNITAAVKQLYTARDKLLDK; this is translated from the exons ATGATGATTTTCACCTCTGCTCGATACATCATCCTCTTAATCTTGTTATTAGCAACTTCAAGATTTGTGTACTCAGGTTCGAACTTTACTGATCAACAAGCTTTGCTTTTCATCAAAGATTCAATAACATCTGATCCATTGGGTGTGCTGAGCTCATGGAACAATTCCATCCACTTTTGTCACTGGAAAGGCGTTACATGCAGTCCCACGCGGCAGAGGGTAACATCCTTAAACCTCTCTTCGCAACACTTAGCGGGTACATTGTCTCCTCATATTGGAAACCTGTCATTTCTAAGAAACATTACACTCAGCCAAAATGACTTCCGTGGCTCAATTCCAAATGAAATTGGCCGACTGTTTCGCCTGCAGTCTCTTTCATTGttgtcaaatttttttcaagGAGAATTCCCAGCCAATTTGAGTCAATGTGTAAATATCAGAAGAATCAATATAAATGACAACAATCTTGAAGGAGAGTTACCAACTAAATTTGCTTCTTGGCCTAGGCTTTATGAATTTGATCTCGGAAATAACCATTTTACAGGATCAATTCCACCTTCGATAGGAAATATATCATCTATTCATGTGCTCAGTCTAGAACAGAACAGATTAACTGGGAGCATACCTTTGGAAGTTTCTCATCATACAAAATTAAAGGTTCTTGTATTGTCAGAGAACAAATTGAAGGGTATGTTTCCCACGCCACTTTACAACATTTCATCTCTTTATACTATTGATGTCACCACTAATGAGTTGAAAGGAACATTCCCAAAAGATCTGGCCTTCACCCTTCCCGGGCTGACATGGTTCTACACCAGCGATAACAGTTTTTCAGGTCCACTTCCACAGTCAATAACTAATGCATCCAATCTTGTCGACTTGGATGTAGGAGAGAACAATATTGCTGGCCCTGTACCAATGAATTTTGGAAGCCTTCATAGTCTTGTATGGCTAAATTTGGCTTCCAACTCACTCGGATACAATCAGCCACCCGATGACTTGAGCTTCTTCGAGTCTCTGGTCAACTGCACCAATCTAAAGGAATTGGCCTTGGGGGGTAGTGGTTTAAAAGGGAAGCTCCCTGAATCTGTTGTGAATCTATCCACCACTATAGAGATTCTAGATATGTCCGTAAACTACATATACGGAAGCATACCCCGTGAAATTGGAAAGCTGGTGAATATAATGCAAATAGTTTTGAAAGAGAATTTATTAACAGGGCCTATTCCAGATTCAGTCGGTGAATTATCACAGTTGGGATTTCTAGACTTGGGTGAAAATCAAATTTCTGGAGTAATTCCAACTTCGATTGGCAACAGTACTCGATTAGTGACTATCATCTTAGAAAGCAATATGCTCGAAGGAATCATACCTACTGAATTGTTTAACATCACAACTTTAAGTGAACTGTACCTTGCTAGCAATGTCCTCAGAGGTGTGATTCCTGAGCaaattgttggagtttctgcGCATTGTGTTTCCCTTTCTTTTAGTTTTAATCGATTCACAGGGGCATTACCATCCAGCATTGGAAGCTTGAAACAACTGGCTCATCTATACGTTTCCAACAACAAACTAACCGGAGATATACCTGCTACTCTGGGGAATTGTGTGATGTTGGAGGATCTAGATTTGGCAGAAAACCATTTTGAAGGTAAAATTCCATCTATTTTTAGAGCGTTGAAAAATCTTGCATTTCTAGATCTTTCGAGCAATAACATGTCAGGGAGTATTCCAAGTTTTTTCACCGAGTTTCGTCTGATTGAGTTCCTCAATCTATCACACAATAAGCTTGGAGGAGAAGTGCCTAAAGAAGGTCTGTTTTCGAATGTCAGTGCTTTTTCGGTCACTGGAAATTTGTGGCTTTGTGGAGGTATTCATTCATTACAATTACCCAGCTGCCCTCCACCTCCAATTATCACAAGGAATAAGAAAAAGACATTTACTAAGAGAATAGTACTCATTCTAGTCCTGCTTCCCCTTGCTATGTTGTTTGCATGTCTTGCTTTCTGGTTTTATCGACGACAAAAGTTCAAGCTGACAAATATCCCTGTCTCGGTACTGAGAGACGATCAATACCCCAGGGTCTCGTACCAAGATCTTCTACTAGCTACAAATGAGTTCTCTCCGGATAATTTGTTAGGCGAAGGAAGTTATGGTTCGGTTTATAAAGGAGTTCTCCAAACAACGGATCAGGTTGTTGCTGTGAAGGTACTGAAAGTTGAAGTACGTGGAGCTAAGAAGAGTTTTTTAGCAGAATGTGAAACATTGAGAAATATTCGTCAcagaaatctcatcaaaatcatcacAGCATGTTCTAGCATCGATTATAAGGGAAATGACTTCAAGGCGTTGGTTTTTGAGTTCAAGACGAATGAGAGTGTGGACAAGTGGTTACATCCAAGTCCTTCTCAAGGGAGCGAAAGAAACTTGACACTACTCCAGAGAGTCAATATTTCCATTGATGTTGCATTGGGAGTCGATTACCTGCATAATCATAGCCACACAAAAATCATTCATCGCGACATAAAGCCAAGCAATATCCTTCTGGATGAGGAATTTGTTGCTCATGTCGGTGATTTTGGTTTGGCAAGGTTCTCGTTATCTAATGCAAGTGACATAAATCAGACCCAAACAAGTTCAACTGGTGTGCAAGGAACAGTCGGATATGTTCCTCCAG AGTATGGAATGGGTGGAGAGATATCTACAGAGGGAGATGTGTATAGCTACGGAATTTTTCTACTTGAAATGTTCTCAGGAAAACGGCCTACATGTAGCAGCATAGTCACGGACAATGTTAATAATCTTCATGACTATGTGAGGAAAGCACTCCCTGAAAGAGTGACAGACATCGCTGACCCACGGATCATACTGGATCAAGAGGATCATGGCTCGACTGCAAATCAGTCACAGAAAAGGGCTACCCTGGAAGTATGCCTGGCATTAATATTTGAAGTCGGGATATTATGCTCACTTGAAATGCCAAGAGAACGCATGAATATAACTGCTGCTGTTAAGCAGTTATACACGGCAAGAGACAAACTTCTGGACAAGTAA
- the LOC108213395 gene encoding uncharacterized protein LOC108213395 — translation MSPQNHEALCVEIHETNHFMEGLASRTQLECRKIGEKYKEMYGEELVHLLENRTRSHKDETRISGEACAGLCMLVVNPHERDAITAKEALDQQSGVNYKALIEVFVGRKSSHIVLIQQAYQKKFKRQLDHDIISIEPSHPYKRILMALAASHKSHHADVSQHIAKCDAQRLYQTGEGRLGALDEAVVLEILSKRSIAQFKLAFSSYKKIYGHDYAKSLKNENPGGFEDAFKEVVSHICNPSKYYAKALYASTQGTSMDTRALARVMVSRAEIDLDQIQSIFKQKYGMKLKDAISESTLAEDYKVFLIALANKTDTDTSCK, via the exons ATGTCACCCCAGAACCATGAAGCTCTATGTGTAGAGATTCATGAAACAAACCATTTTATGGAAGGTTTAGCTAGTCGAACGCAGCTCGAATGTCGTAAAATCGGAGAAAAATACAAGGAAATGTATGGGGAGGAGTTGGTGCATTTGCTTGAGAACAGAACAAGAAGCCACAAAGATGAGACCAGGATTTCAGGTGAGGCTTGTGCAGGGCTGTGTATGTTGGTGGTGAACCCACATGAGAGGGATGCTATCACTGCTAAAGAGGCACTTGATCAGCAAAGTGGGGTCAACTACAAGGCCTTGATTGAGGTTTTTGTTGGTAGAAAGTCTAGTCATATTGTTTTAATTCAACAGGCTTACCAGAAAAAGTTCAAGAGGCAGTTGGACCATGATATTATCAGTATTGAACCTTCTCATCCATACAAAAGA ATACTGATGGCATTGGCTGCATCACACAAATCTCACCATGCAGATGTGAGTCAACACATTGCAAAGTGTGATGCACAGAGACTTTACCAAACAGGGGAAGGAAGACTAGGAGCCCTGGATGAAGCTGTTGTGCTAGAGATACTAAGCAAAAGAAGTATTGCTCAATTCAAGCTTGCATTTTCTAGCTACAAGAAAATCTATGGGCATGACTATGCAAAG TCACTCAAGAATGAAAACCCTGGTGGATTCGAGGATGCATTCAAAGAAGTTGTGAGCCATATATGCAATCCATCCAAGTACTATGCCAAG GCATTGTATGCAAGCACACAAGGCACAAGTATGGACACAAGGGCCCTGGCTAGAGTTATGGTGAGCAGGGCTGAGATTGACTTGGATCAGATTCAGAGCATTTTTAAACAGAAATATGGAATGAAACTTAAGGATGCCATATCTGAGAGCACTCTAGCAGAAGATTACAAAGTGTTTCTGATTGCATTGGCCAACAAGACAGACACAGACACTTCTTGCAAATGA
- the LOC108213552 gene encoding inactive protein RESTRICTED TEV MOVEMENT 2 has protein sequence MDSKIAANYEEFEPLCKWQREEGRDTLVLHLQDFKKEQLKVQISNLRVLKISGERPLSATKRSRFYKEIKVGKEYNANDIRAKFVNGLLHVVMPKTTTAVPEKEEAPSADQQVQAEANKQPSTITRPDDTATKKQDSAEEKTIPSPQQSYAPIPSYSNLGTKLALVITLASAIGVFIFYKYKTLFDDGEFDHAFCKAFNMCKT, from the exons ATGGATTCTAAGATTGCAGCTAATTATGAGGAATTTGAACCCCTTTGCAAATGGCAACGCGAGGAAGGCCGTGACACTCTTGTGCTCCATCTCCAAG ACTTCAAAAAGGAACAGCTCAAAGTGCAAATTAGCAATCTAAGAGTGCTAAAAATATCAGGAGAACGGCCTCTCAGTGCAACAAAAAGAAGCCGATTTTACAAGGAAATCAAGGTGGGAAAGGAGTATAATGCAAATGACATTCGTGCAAAGTTTGTGAACGGACTACTTCATGTTGTAATGCCTAAGACAACAACTGCAGTACCGGAAAAAGAAGAAGCTCCCTCAGCCGATCAACAAGTCCAAGCAGAAGCTAATAAGCAACCGAGCACTATTACTAGGCCAGATGACACTGCAACTAAAAAGCAGGATTCTGCTGAAGAGAAGACGATTCCGTCTCCACAACAAAGTTATGCCCCAATACCAAGTTATTCAAATTTGGGAACAAAACTTGCCTTGGTGATAACTTTGGCTTCCGCGATAGgggtttttatattttacaagtaCAAGACTCTATTTGATGATGGAGAGTTTGATCATGCCTTCTGTAAGGCGTTCAATATGTGCAAAACATGA
- the LOC108213849 gene encoding uncharacterized protein LOC108213849, which translates to MDSKFAAKYDEFEPLCNWQREEGRDTLVLHLPEFKKEQLKVQISNLRVLKISGERPLSAEKQSRFYKEVKVAKECNANDIRAKFVNGLLYVVMPKTIPVVQEQEEAPLGHEQVHANKQPNGGTGPDDHHPSAEEKILPSQQGCCIPSPSYSSMRTKLALVITVACAVGGYLFYRYNILSDGELGNAI; encoded by the exons atggatTCCAAGTTTGCAGCCAAATACGATGAATTCGAGCCACTTTGCAACTGGCAACGCGAGGAAGGCCGCGACACTCTTGTGCTTCATCTCCCAG AATTCAAGAAGGAGCAGCTGAAAGTGCAAATTAGCAATTTAAGAGTTCTGAAAATATCAGGGGAAAGGCCTCTGAGTGCAGAGAAACAGAGTCGATTTTACAAGGAAGTAAAGGTGGCAAAGGAGTGCAATGCAAATGACATCCGTGCAAAGTTTGTTAATGGGCTTCTCTATGTTGTAATGCCCAAGACAATACCTGTAGTCCAAGAGCAGGAAGAAGCTCCATTGGGCCATGAACAAGTCCATGCTAATAAACAGCCCAATGGAGGAACTGGCCCAGATGATCACCATCCATCTGCTGAAGAAAAGATATTGCCATCTCAACAAGGATGTTGTATTCCTTCTCCAAGTTATTCTAGTATGAGAACGAAGCTTGCATTGGTGATAACTGTGGCTTGTGCTGTGGGGGGTTATTTGTTTTATAGATACAACATTTTAAGTGACGGAGAGTTGGGGAATGCTATATGA